A region from the Desulfomonile tiedjei genome encodes:
- a CDS encoding carotenoid 1,2-hydratase, which produces MKQILAVLSLVISLTAPVILAAESSFKDAAPGRAFAFPKDHGKHPEFQTEWWYFTGNLRSDKQEYGFQLTFFRRSLVKESVRKGSSWSVRDVYPAHFALTDVKNRRFFQTDLISREGPGLAGASTEDLHVHVRNWEARRDGGKIRITAKEREYALDLELVPEKPVTLHGNAGYSPKGGAENQASYYYSLTRLEARGHLIFQGIKHHVTGLAWMDHEFGSSILLKDQVGWDWFSLQLDDGTDLMVFRLRRKDGTFDPPFGSFVRADRGSSDLADRGISIEAKSTWTSPRTGASYPSGWTIEVPSERLNLDVSPLVEDQELVTGRSTGIAYWEGAVEVHGSRDGKRIRGKGYVELTGYAHSMAGRL; this is translated from the coding sequence TTGAAACAGATTCTTGCGGTCCTGTCATTGGTGATTTCACTGACTGCCCCGGTGATTTTGGCAGCCGAATCGTCGTTCAAGGACGCTGCCCCAGGGAGGGCCTTCGCGTTCCCGAAGGATCACGGTAAGCATCCGGAATTTCAAACCGAATGGTGGTACTTCACCGGCAACTTACGATCGGATAAGCAAGAATACGGATTTCAGTTGACCTTTTTCAGGCGCAGCTTAGTAAAGGAATCTGTCCGAAAGGGTTCTTCATGGTCTGTTCGCGATGTGTACCCTGCCCATTTCGCGCTCACTGATGTCAAGAATCGTCGTTTCTTTCAAACTGATCTCATCTCACGAGAAGGGCCGGGCCTGGCAGGCGCGTCAACGGAAGATTTGCATGTCCACGTCCGAAATTGGGAAGCCCGAAGGGACGGCGGGAAAATTCGCATCACGGCAAAGGAACGAGAATACGCACTCGATCTGGAACTTGTGCCGGAGAAACCCGTCACCTTGCATGGGAACGCGGGATACAGCCCCAAGGGAGGAGCCGAAAATCAGGCCTCGTACTATTATTCGCTGACCAGGCTCGAGGCCCGAGGCCATTTGATATTCCAAGGGATCAAGCACCATGTAACCGGATTGGCCTGGATGGACCATGAGTTCGGGTCCTCCATATTGCTCAAAGACCAGGTGGGATGGGACTGGTTCAGCCTCCAACTGGACGACGGAACGGACCTAATGGTCTTTCGCCTGCGGAGAAAAGACGGGACATTTGACCCGCCTTTCGGCTCATTCGTCAGAGCGGACCGCGGATCCTCCGACTTGGCTGACCGTGGCATCAGCATTGAAGCCAAATCCACGTGGACCAGTCCGCGTACCGGAGCGTCTTACCCCTCCGGATGGACAATCGAAGTTCCGTCGGAAAGGCTTAATCTTGACGTTTCCCCGCTCGTCGAAGATCAGGAGCTTGTAACGGGCCGGTCAACAGGAATAGCCTATTGGGAAGGGGCCGTGGAAGTACACGGGTCGAGGGATGGGAAACGGATTCGCGGCAAAGGGTACGTTGAACTTACAGGCTACGCGCACTCCATGGCCGGACGCCTTTAA
- a CDS encoding DNA repair exonuclease, whose protein sequence is MGELTFIHAADVHLGRPFSGLRKSDPELASLFVSAGYRAWERLVAAAIDREVDFVTLGGDTFDVWYPTIRARVAFKDGIERLHSAGIPVFMALGNHDPLAGFPETLTALAGLHIFQEKVQGKSIGRAEFTQGAVIFGASFAKPEVSDNLVRTFRRDPGIEIAIGVIHANVGGVGGHKNYAPCSVDDLVVSGMDAWCLGHIHAGGILRDDPLILYSGAAQGSNINESGRKGGYLVAVKGRAAPQAEFVPLGSVLWDTVEIDVSDVTGADDFLGIAEEACSQATGTDPGLEAAVLRIGLQGSPSTSVSELITREAQELLAERLADLPVPVVLDGVCDWTTDSFDIEALHNEEGFLGEFIRMCRKVQSDAAAIEKMAGEICADLSRKVPSRYVGEQIDPSRLATDPETLAGTMNRVARQVAQMFIRSKIS, encoded by the coding sequence ATGGGAGAATTAACATTCATACATGCCGCGGATGTTCATCTGGGGCGGCCCTTTTCAGGTTTGCGGAAATCCGACCCCGAACTCGCGAGTTTATTCGTGTCAGCGGGTTACCGGGCTTGGGAGAGACTTGTCGCGGCCGCGATAGATCGAGAAGTTGATTTCGTCACATTGGGCGGGGACACTTTCGACGTATGGTATCCTACGATACGCGCTCGGGTCGCATTCAAAGATGGAATAGAGCGCCTCCATTCGGCCGGGATTCCCGTTTTTATGGCTCTCGGCAATCACGACCCACTGGCCGGCTTCCCCGAAACACTTACCGCATTGGCGGGGCTCCACATCTTTCAGGAGAAAGTCCAGGGCAAAAGCATCGGTCGCGCGGAGTTCACGCAGGGCGCGGTGATCTTCGGGGCCAGTTTCGCCAAGCCTGAAGTCAGCGACAATCTGGTGCGCACCTTCCGGAGAGACCCCGGCATTGAAATAGCGATCGGGGTTATACATGCCAATGTGGGCGGTGTTGGCGGGCACAAAAACTATGCGCCGTGTTCCGTAGATGACTTGGTGGTTTCCGGTATGGACGCTTGGTGCCTCGGACACATCCATGCAGGAGGGATTCTCCGCGATGATCCCCTGATCCTCTATTCCGGCGCGGCCCAAGGATCAAACATCAACGAATCCGGCCGCAAGGGAGGCTACCTTGTCGCAGTGAAGGGCCGCGCTGCGCCTCAAGCCGAGTTCGTTCCCCTTGGGTCTGTCCTATGGGACACGGTCGAGATAGATGTTTCCGACGTTACCGGAGCTGACGATTTTCTGGGCATCGCGGAAGAGGCGTGCTCGCAGGCCACGGGAACCGACCCGGGTTTAGAGGCCGCGGTGCTGAGGATAGGTCTTCAGGGGAGCCCGTCGACAAGCGTCTCGGAACTGATCACACGAGAAGCGCAGGAATTGCTCGCGGAAAGACTGGCTGATCTGCCGGTTCCTGTTGTACTCGACGGAGTTTGCGACTGGACTACAGATTCTTTTGATATTGAGGCGCTGCACAATGAGGAAGGGTTTCTCGGGGAATTTATTCGAATGTGCCGCAAAGTTCAGTCAGATGCGGCAGCGATTGAAAAAATGGCCGGAGAAATTTGCGCAGACCTTTCACGAAAAGTCCCCTCCCGGTACGTTGGAGAGCAGATTGATCCGTCGCGCCTGGCGACAGATCCCGAGACTCTCGCCGGAACCATGAATCGTGTGGCTCGGCAGGTGGCTCAAATGTTCATTCGATCCAAGATCTCATAG
- a CDS encoding AAA family ATPase, translating to MWIEEISINSFGAFSNGCVKGLGPELTVLIGPNEAGKTTILEFVRSVFFGFRKKSPRNNIYESRSGNARSGWVTIRTPLHGRLRVERTEKSGLREGLLGIVDEQGNRVDVASMPVLRDGAERRLFQSFFAFDLDSMRQLDQDALRGKIVATALGSFQINPLDVMKKVDERLKELGRRSSRDEGSLEGIQSRIKEIDKRLKVLGEKPKRYDALKIELDTVNKGLVHCKAQIQSKQSLLHGLEENLRFEEEWKKLLSLDHEIARLEGVRNFPADGVLRLEQALERLREAREGILEEQKTLDHIQGRYESLNPDTILTEHQSAIRFLGREAQRLGGLPRELEKAQAACKRSNDAVDRAILDLGVGWTRENASSTETSIVLEQSIRSFMTSWRQCSENILGLKSRMAEALERRRREAEKLHQMQRDLKALEPNCRGHLPRESQRRLHQWKEISARVADLRERLGEKSQSVKRAIAHNEELNERLEELNSQPGTIVPAFPFWALVALLICSGIGLLLASRHVLEASSVLIPLGVILTAAVPVIIKWKVHGDRRRRSVLVREKDTLAKKLAQNTSDIAGIEKQRRVIIQEIESLKSEAADIAGQVLGDPDAGLAEILMAEKRSAAAEEPFRRRRALDDAIRLNLADAEIEESRRKDIEESLRSAEQAMATLKARWTNDLSGKGFDPALEPETAIELIQRLRDIKNNLQRIAQEQAILVEMTEEWNNFARQVELLASQLNRPMPSDVSPMDQVETWAGAEKESREILAEKQTLSEKRREHEVRLGVLSKKAEESQDRVAALMEAASVTDEEAFRERAELHDQYRVMAQEQRVLTNNLLSGLKSHAEAEMRSLLDTRDWDGDRILVAQLHAELNELGQASQELAGRKGRLEKEIETLEAEEESELLLAKKEEWVARLNAAATEWTDLKIAFSMLSETLKFYESERQPRVLEKTSELLRAITGGALSRVLVPLNEDSVIQVERADGSRIDENLLSRGTLEQVYLSLRLAHLETHSNGGFAVPILMDDILVNFDPERASRTAQVLAQFSAETGMQLLFFTCHPHVAGLFPPQIAVRELGLARSCEND from the coding sequence ATGTGGATTGAAGAAATCTCTATCAACTCCTTCGGGGCCTTTAGCAACGGTTGCGTCAAAGGACTCGGGCCGGAACTCACGGTCTTGATAGGGCCCAACGAAGCAGGAAAGACCACCATACTGGAATTCGTGCGTTCCGTCTTTTTCGGCTTCAGGAAGAAAAGCCCCAGGAACAACATCTACGAGTCGCGTTCCGGTAACGCTCGAAGTGGATGGGTTACCATTCGAACCCCGCTCCACGGCAGATTGCGCGTGGAACGTACAGAGAAATCCGGCTTAAGAGAAGGGCTACTTGGAATTGTTGACGAGCAGGGTAATCGTGTCGATGTCGCGTCAATGCCGGTGTTGCGCGACGGAGCCGAACGGCGTCTGTTCCAAAGCTTCTTCGCGTTTGACCTGGACAGCATGAGGCAATTGGACCAGGACGCTCTCAGGGGAAAAATAGTAGCCACGGCCCTGGGATCGTTTCAAATAAATCCTCTGGATGTCATGAAAAAGGTCGATGAGCGCCTCAAGGAGCTGGGAAGGCGATCCAGTCGGGATGAGGGCTCGCTCGAAGGGATACAATCACGGATCAAGGAAATCGACAAGCGCCTGAAAGTACTCGGCGAAAAGCCAAAGAGGTATGACGCGCTCAAAATAGAACTCGATACCGTGAACAAAGGACTCGTCCACTGCAAGGCCCAGATTCAATCCAAGCAATCATTGCTGCACGGATTGGAGGAAAACCTCCGCTTCGAAGAGGAATGGAAAAAGCTGCTTTCCTTGGACCATGAGATTGCGCGGCTGGAAGGGGTGCGCAATTTTCCGGCGGACGGGGTCCTCAGGCTGGAACAGGCCTTGGAAAGGCTGAGGGAGGCCCGAGAAGGGATACTGGAAGAGCAGAAGACCCTGGATCACATTCAGGGCCGATATGAGTCGCTGAACCCGGATACAATCTTGACGGAGCATCAAAGCGCCATCCGTTTTCTGGGACGGGAAGCGCAGCGATTAGGCGGGTTACCGAGGGAATTAGAGAAGGCCCAGGCCGCGTGTAAGCGATCCAATGATGCGGTGGACAGGGCTATTCTTGACCTCGGAGTCGGATGGACCCGAGAAAACGCCTCCTCGACCGAAACATCAATTGTATTGGAACAGTCTATTCGTTCTTTCATGACTTCCTGGCGCCAATGCTCGGAGAATATTCTTGGCCTGAAATCACGTATGGCTGAAGCTCTGGAAAGGCGCCGTCGCGAGGCTGAAAAGCTGCACCAAATGCAAAGAGACCTTAAAGCGCTTGAGCCAAATTGCCGGGGCCACCTTCCCCGGGAGTCTCAGCGCAGGCTTCACCAATGGAAAGAAATCTCCGCCCGCGTTGCCGACCTGCGGGAAAGACTCGGGGAGAAATCTCAAAGCGTGAAAAGAGCCATCGCCCACAATGAGGAACTGAACGAAAGACTGGAAGAGTTGAATTCCCAACCCGGCACCATCGTTCCCGCGTTCCCGTTCTGGGCGTTGGTCGCTTTATTGATTTGCTCGGGCATAGGGTTGCTGCTTGCTTCAAGACACGTGTTGGAGGCTTCAAGCGTTTTGATCCCACTCGGAGTGATCCTGACGGCCGCAGTTCCGGTAATCATAAAATGGAAAGTGCATGGAGACCGTCGCCGCCGCTCAGTCCTCGTAAGGGAGAAGGATACTTTGGCCAAGAAGTTGGCCCAAAACACGAGTGACATTGCCGGGATCGAAAAACAGCGCCGCGTCATTATTCAAGAAATAGAGAGCCTCAAAAGCGAAGCAGCGGACATCGCAGGCCAGGTTTTGGGTGACCCGGACGCGGGCCTCGCGGAAATCCTGATGGCTGAAAAGCGGTCTGCCGCCGCGGAGGAGCCGTTCAGGCGGAGGCGAGCGCTCGACGACGCTATTCGGCTAAACCTGGCGGACGCTGAGATCGAAGAGAGCAGAAGAAAAGACATCGAAGAATCTCTGCGCTCCGCGGAGCAAGCAATGGCGACTTTGAAAGCCCGGTGGACCAACGACCTCTCCGGTAAGGGATTCGACCCGGCGTTGGAACCTGAAACCGCAATAGAATTGATTCAACGACTTAGAGACATAAAAAACAACTTACAAAGGATAGCTCAAGAACAAGCAATTCTGGTTGAAATGACAGAAGAATGGAACAACTTCGCCCGCCAGGTCGAGTTGTTGGCGTCTCAATTAAACCGCCCCATGCCGAGCGACGTTTCACCGATGGACCAGGTGGAAACATGGGCCGGAGCCGAGAAGGAATCCAGAGAAATCCTTGCAGAAAAACAGACCCTTTCGGAAAAAAGACGCGAGCACGAAGTCCGTTTAGGTGTCTTAAGCAAGAAGGCGGAAGAATCCCAAGACCGGGTGGCAGCGCTCATGGAGGCCGCGAGCGTTACGGATGAGGAAGCGTTTCGTGAACGAGCCGAACTTCATGACCAATACAGGGTGATGGCTCAAGAACAACGTGTGCTCACCAACAACCTGTTGTCGGGCCTGAAATCCCACGCAGAAGCCGAAATGCGAAGCCTGCTGGATACTCGGGACTGGGATGGCGATCGAATCCTGGTGGCGCAACTACACGCGGAACTCAATGAATTAGGGCAAGCGTCCCAGGAATTGGCCGGCCGCAAGGGAAGACTGGAAAAGGAGATTGAAACATTGGAGGCTGAAGAAGAGTCCGAACTGTTGTTGGCGAAAAAAGAAGAATGGGTGGCGCGCTTGAATGCAGCGGCAACGGAATGGACCGACCTTAAGATAGCCTTCTCCATGCTGAGCGAGACCCTCAAGTTTTATGAGTCGGAAAGGCAGCCGCGGGTCCTGGAGAAGACTTCCGAATTGCTGAGGGCCATCACGGGAGGCGCGCTGAGCAGAGTATTGGTGCCTCTGAATGAAGACAGCGTGATACAGGTGGAACGTGCCGACGGGAGCCGCATTGACGAAAACTTGTTGAGTCGTGGAACTTTGGAACAGGTCTATTTGTCTTTGAGACTGGCCCATTTGGAAACACACAGCAATGGCGGATTTGCAGTGCCGATCCTGATGGATGACATCCTGGTGAATTTCGATCCCGAGCGGGCAAGCCGCACTGCGCAAGTCCTGGCTCAATTCTCCGCAGAAACGGGGATGCAGTTGCTGTTCTTTACTTGCCATCCCCATGTGGCCGGTCTATTCCCGCCGCAAATTGCGGTTCGTGAGCTGGGACTGGCCAGGTCTTGTGAAAATGACTAA